The following nucleotide sequence is from Bdellovibrio sp. ArHS.
CCTTTTGGTTGAGTTCCCACACCATTACACTGCCAATAAAGCCGTTTGCACCCGTTACAATAATCATAGTTTTTTCACCCTATTACAGAGTCCTTCTTTTCACAAGGACAGGGGGCTGTTTTGCGGCCTGTTAGGGACCTGTTCAACCTGGCAAAAAATACCAAAAAAGGGCCTCAGAATGGAACTAATTGGATCTGAGGCGGCACAGCCGTTGCTCAAGAGTGTCACTAGTCGGGAGGCGATGAGTGCTTAGTTCACCACGTTTTTTCATAGCATCATTGTTGGTATTGGCCGTGGGGGTCAGTATATCCTTGTCGCGTAAATCTTATCGCGACACTTCCAAGGTTAAGTCCGTTGAGGGCTACTGGGCTGAGACGGGGCTCGGCCCAGATGCCTTGGAAGACCTTTTACAAGATCAAACATGCAGCAGTTCTGAGCGTTACTATCTGGCTTGCGCTAATGCGGTTCTAACTATTGCGGGCCGCTTTAACTTGGGCCTTACGCAAGAAGGTCAATTGGTCCCGGTGGAAGAGCTTGTGTCCGTCGACATGAGTTCGGAAAAAAAGCAGTTAGAACCTTGGAAAGAGTTTTTTAGTAAAAACACAGCTCAGGCGGTGAAGGTTTCCTTCTTTAAGGCTTGGAAGCAACTCGAGAAAAAGCATATTTCGGAAAGCCAAAAGTCCTGGATGGTGGGTTTGGGGCTGAATGGATTTATTTCGGTGTTTCGTGATCCGCATACTTACCTGATGCCGGTTTCTCAGTTTCAAGAGGTGGTTGCCAAAGCAGACAATCGATCCACTTCTTTAGGCATCACATTAGGCCAATCGGCAACAGGTTATGTTGTTCGCAAAGTGACAGAGGGCAGCCCCGCAAAATTGGCCGGTGTTCAAAAAGGGGATTTGTTATTGTCTGTAAATGGCAAAAAAGTGCGCGGACTTATGCAAGTTCGGGTTTCTGAATTGCTGAAAGGTGAAGTCGGCGAAGTGACTTCCGTCGTCATCGACCGTGATGGTGAAAAGAAAAAGTTCCGTCTTCGCCGTACAGAAATTACCGTGGCGACGGTTTCTACTCGGGTCATCGATGGTATTAAGCCGATCGCAGTGGTGGGTATTAACAAGTTTGCCAAAGGCTCTTGCGACAAGGTTAAAGAATCTTTGGCAATCGTTAAAAAGTCACACGTGCGTGGTTTACTGTTAGATCTTCGTGACAACCCAGGCGGTCAGATGGAAGAGGCGGCTTGTATCGCCAGTCTTTTTGTCGGTGGCGATAAAAAGATTTTTGAAGTTCGTTATCTTGATCCAAGTAAAAAGCCGGAAGAGTATTATGGCGGCGAAGAAAAGATGTTCTCTTTACCGATGGCAATTCTTATTAACGGGTCTTCTGCGAGTGCCGCGGAAATCGTAGCCGGGGCTTTGCGTGATTTGAACCGCGCGCTCTTAGTCGGAGAAAAGACTTTTGGAAAAGGGTCCTTCCAAGAGGGCGAGTACTGGTCCCAGAATAAAAAGATCGCGTTGTTTGAAACCAAAGGTTTCTACTATCTGCCATCAGGTCGTTCGCCGCAGATGAAGGGTCTTCAACCTGATGTCGCCGTGGATTTCGAGAAGATTTCAGTCGCTCGCGAGTCCGACCAGTTTATGAATCCATTGTTCGCACCTGAAAAACAAGTTCGTTCCACTTTGGCTTACTCTGCCGGGGACTGCCTTGAAATGGAAGAGCAGGGTTTAAATGAAGATGTTCAATTGACGAAGGCACGCCAGGTTTTATTTTGTTCTCGTTCCGTGGCTAGAGCAGGTTTATGATTTCCACAAATTTATTCAAACATAAGTTTATTCCCGCCAAGAAGAAGTCAGAATTTTTGATGATTGTCCTGCATGGACGTGGGGATAGCATTCGCCCTTTCTATTCTTTTGACGACGAGT
It contains:
- a CDS encoding S41 family peptidase, coding for MLSSPRFFIASLLVLAVGVSISLSRKSYRDTSKVKSVEGYWAETGLGPDALEDLLQDQTCSSSERYYLACANAVLTIAGRFNLGLTQEGQLVPVEELVSVDMSSEKKQLEPWKEFFSKNTAQAVKVSFFKAWKQLEKKHISESQKSWMVGLGLNGFISVFRDPHTYLMPVSQFQEVVAKADNRSTSLGITLGQSATGYVVRKVTEGSPAKLAGVQKGDLLLSVNGKKVRGLMQVRVSELLKGEVGEVTSVVIDRDGEKKKFRLRRTEITVATVSTRVIDGIKPIAVVGINKFAKGSCDKVKESLAIVKKSHVRGLLLDLRDNPGGQMEEAACIASLFVGGDKKIFEVRYLDPSKKPEEYYGGEEKMFSLPMAILINGSSASAAEIVAGALRDLNRALLVGEKTFGKGSFQEGEYWSQNKKIALFETKGFYYLPSGRSPQMKGLQPDVAVDFEKISVARESDQFMNPLFAPEKQVRSTLAYSAGDCLEMEEQGLNEDVQLTKARQVLFCSRSVARAGL